A genomic segment from Sporichthyaceae bacterium encodes:
- a CDS encoding metal ABC transporter permease translates to MPEVLQPAFMQRALLAALAVGLAAPAIGIYLVQRRLALLGDGIGHTALTGVALAALLGTSSIPTAAVVAVIGAVIIEVVRAHGRTSGDVALALLFYGGIAGGVMLFSLAPAGSATRLTSYLFGQITTVAPHELWAIVALATVILLLTIGLAPRLFAVCHDEEFARVSGLPVSALNIGIAASAAITVTISMRVVGVLMVSALMVVPVATAQLITRSFRATFALAISLGTVAALSGVVVSYYADVPSGPSIVVLAIGGFAVTATGLALAGVVRRRALRNEVTPSQMGTVGTG, encoded by the coding sequence GGCAATCGGGATCTACCTGGTGCAACGGCGGCTCGCGCTGCTCGGCGATGGCATCGGACACACCGCACTGACCGGGGTGGCGCTGGCGGCGTTGTTGGGCACCTCCTCGATCCCGACCGCCGCCGTGGTCGCGGTGATCGGCGCGGTGATCATCGAAGTGGTCCGCGCGCACGGCCGCACCAGCGGGGACGTCGCGCTCGCCCTGTTGTTCTACGGCGGTATCGCGGGCGGCGTGATGCTGTTCTCACTGGCCCCGGCGGGCAGTGCGACCCGGTTGACCTCCTACCTGTTCGGCCAGATCACCACGGTGGCGCCGCACGAACTTTGGGCGATCGTCGCGTTGGCCACGGTGATTCTGCTGTTGACCATCGGGTTGGCGCCGCGGTTGTTCGCGGTCTGCCACGACGAGGAATTCGCCCGGGTGTCCGGGCTGCCGGTGAGCGCCCTGAACATCGGCATCGCGGCGAGCGCCGCGATCACCGTGACCATCTCCATGCGGGTGGTCGGGGTGCTGATGGTCAGCGCGCTGATGGTGGTGCCGGTGGCCACCGCCCAATTGATCACCCGCAGTTTCCGGGCCACGTTCGCGTTGGCGATCAGCCTGGGCACGGTCGCGGCGCTGAGCGGAGTGGTCGTTAGCTATTACGCTGACGTCCCGTCGGGACCGAGCATCGTGGTCCTGGCGATCGGCGGCTTCGCCGTCACCGCGACCGGTCTGGCCCTGGCCGGCGTGGTGCGCCGGCGAGCCCTACGGAACGAAGTGACGCCATCGCAAATGGGCACAGTCGGAACGGGGTGA
- a CDS encoding isoprenyl transferase, with the protein MSKKSYAAPPPHPSGARPPQLPKDLIPRHVAIVMDGNGRWAKQRGLARTAGHEAGEAALLDVICGAIEIGVGCLSAYAFSTENWKRTPDEVRFLMGFNRDVIHRRRDELDAMGVRVRWAGRRPKLWRSVISELEDAERRTIDNDKITLQFCVNYGGRAEIVDAARALAADAADGKLRPDKIDERTFARYLDEPDLPDVDLFVRSSGEQRTSNFLLWQSAYAELVFLDTLWPDFDRRHLWHAIELYAARDRRYGGAPPNPPPAAGR; encoded by the coding sequence ATGAGCAAGAAGAGCTATGCCGCGCCGCCGCCACATCCGTCCGGCGCCCGTCCGCCCCAGTTGCCCAAGGACCTGATCCCGCGTCACGTGGCGATCGTGATGGACGGGAACGGCCGTTGGGCCAAGCAGCGCGGCCTGGCCCGCACGGCCGGGCACGAGGCCGGCGAGGCCGCGCTGCTGGACGTGATCTGCGGGGCCATCGAGATCGGCGTGGGATGCCTGAGTGCTTACGCCTTCTCCACCGAGAACTGGAAGCGCACGCCGGATGAGGTGCGCTTCCTGATGGGTTTCAACCGCGACGTGATCCACCGCCGCCGCGACGAGTTGGACGCGATGGGCGTGCGGGTGCGCTGGGCGGGTCGACGGCCAAAGCTGTGGCGCAGCGTGATCAGCGAACTCGAGGACGCCGAGCGGCGCACGATCGACAACGACAAGATCACCCTGCAGTTCTGCGTGAACTACGGCGGCCGCGCGGAGATCGTGGATGCCGCGCGGGCCCTGGCCGCGGACGCGGCCGACGGAAAGCTACGACCGGACAAAATCGACGAGCGCACGTTCGCCCGCTACCTGGATGAGCCGGACCTGCCCGACGTGGACCTGTTCGTGCGCAGCTCGGGGGAGCAGCGCACGTCCAACTTCCTGCTCTGGCAGAGCGCGTACGCAGAGTTGGTGTTCCTGGACACGCTGTGGCCGGACTTCGACCGGCGCCACCTCTGGCACGCCATCGAGCTCTACGCCGCGCGGGACCGGCGCTACGGGGGAGCGCCGCCCAACCCGCCGCCGGCGGCCGGCCGCTAG
- a CDS encoding Fur family transcriptional regulator, which yields MTSPTAPQRATRQRAAVSAVLDSVSDFRSAQELHEELRRQGENVGLTTVYRTLQGLAEAGQVDVLRTDDGESMYRRCSSGHHHHLVCRECGRAVEVAGPAVERWADQVAAAHGFTDVTHTLEIFGRCPSCS from the coding sequence ATGACCAGTCCGACGGCGCCGCAGCGCGCCACCCGCCAGCGCGCTGCGGTATCCGCGGTGCTCGACTCCGTCTCGGACTTCCGCAGCGCACAGGAACTGCACGAGGAGTTGCGGCGCCAGGGCGAGAACGTCGGGTTGACCACGGTCTATCGCACCCTGCAGGGGTTGGCCGAGGCGGGCCAGGTGGACGTGCTGCGCACCGACGACGGCGAGTCCATGTACCGCCGGTGCAGCTCCGGGCACCACCACCACCTGGTCTGCCGGGAATGCGGCCGGGCGGTCGAGGTGGCCGGGCCGGCGGTGGAACGGTGGGCCGATCAGGTCGCCGCCGCGCACGGGTTCACCGACGTGACGCACACCCTGGAGATCTTCGGGCGTTGCCCGAGCTGTTCCTAG